The proteins below come from a single Candidatus Neomarinimicrobiota bacterium genomic window:
- the ftsA gene encoding cell division protein FtsA: MTTHETQPRLIAALDVGTSKVCAVIARVDENGRLNLLGVGSAPSTGMRKGMVVNVKETVTSIEAAVEEAEAQADVKMNGVYVALSGEQIRSMNNAGVITVSRHESRMPHVQEITEDDIERVLEQAKAITLPAEREILHVLPQEFKVDQHEGIKAPLGHIGHRLEARVHLVTIDGSAAQNLVRCVEAAGLYVEALVLAPLASAAAVLEQTEKDQGVVLIDMGGGSTELIVYYDDGVRHTAIIPFGGNRVTNDIAQILHTTFQKAEELKKEYGYAKFPATVKDDEITINGIAGRRPQTTTRRGLSAIIEPRLEEILQLCRNEIRKSEVSDKLTFGVVLTGGGVLLKEMEEKAGEVFNADIKIGYPLHVGGLDDMVSSPEYATAIGLLLYGLEYEETYGLPKRPGSLTAFFKHLVSQVKGFFKELF; encoded by the coding sequence ATGACCACACACGAAACCCAACCCAGATTAATCGCGGCCCTGGATGTAGGCACCAGTAAGGTCTGCGCGGTCATCGCCCGGGTTGATGAGAACGGCCGACTGAACCTCTTGGGCGTAGGAAGCGCCCCATCCACCGGGATGCGCAAGGGCATGGTAGTCAACGTCAAGGAAACCGTTACTTCCATCGAAGCGGCCGTCGAGGAGGCCGAGGCCCAGGCCGACGTGAAAATGAATGGCGTGTATGTAGCTCTTTCGGGGGAACAGATCCGCAGTATGAATAATGCCGGAGTTATCACCGTGAGCCGTCATGAGTCCCGCATGCCCCATGTCCAGGAGATTACCGAGGACGACATTGAGCGGGTACTGGAGCAGGCCAAGGCGATAACCCTGCCCGCTGAACGCGAAATCCTGCATGTCCTGCCACAGGAATTTAAGGTCGACCAACATGAGGGCATTAAAGCGCCTCTGGGACACATCGGCCATCGGCTTGAGGCCCGGGTCCATCTGGTCACTATCGATGGTTCCGCCGCCCAAAACCTCGTGCGGTGCGTGGAAGCAGCCGGACTGTATGTTGAGGCCCTCGTTCTTGCTCCCCTGGCCTCCGCCGCCGCGGTCCTGGAACAGACCGAAAAGGACCAGGGTGTGGTACTGATCGATATGGGCGGCGGCTCTACTGAACTCATCGTCTATTACGATGACGGCGTGCGCCATACGGCCATCATCCCCTTCGGCGGCAACCGGGTAACCAACGATATCGCTCAGATTCTGCACACCACCTTCCAGAAAGCCGAGGAGCTGAAGAAAGAATACGGCTACGCCAAGTTCCCTGCCACGGTCAAAGACGACGAGATCACCATTAATGGCATCGCGGGGCGCCGTCCCCAGACCACCACCCGGCGCGGACTGTCAGCCATTATCGAACCCCGCCTGGAAGAGATCCTGCAACTGTGCCGCAACGAAATTCGCAAAAGCGAGGTCAGCGACAAACTCACCTTCGGGGTAGTACTCACGGGCGGCGGTGTACTATTGAAAGAGATGGAAGAAAAGGCCGGGGAGGTGTTCAATGCCGATATCAAGATCGGCTATCCATTGCACGTGGGCGGTCTGGATGATATGGTGAGCTCTCCGGAGTACGCCACCGCCATCGGATTGCTGCTCTACGGGCTGGAGTACGAAGAGACCTATGGGCTGCCCAAACGACCCGGGAGTCTAACCGCATTTTTCAAGCACCTGGTAAGCCAGGTGAAAGGCTTTTTCAAGGAACTGTTCTAA
- a CDS encoding cell division protein FtsQ/DivIB: protein MPNRDPSALRHLGSWARSVFVGSILVVAGWPLGKGILSYLNNIAVFELRRIEVRGNNILTRAEVVKTMAVPLTGSVFDVDLPALQGRVEELDYVYGVRLGRKLPHTLFVDLVENQPLAYVAAPEYYLLTDEQEALPLPHGRFELELPTVSGADSALKALALGSVNDHAQLQQAWKILHYIYASFPSLYQELSELVFADNGEITLYMTETSTAVRLGSQELEQRIATLDAFLLTVSGKRSLIDYSYIDLRYNRQVVVRERA, encoded by the coding sequence TTGCCCAATCGTGATCCATCCGCTCTCAGACACCTGGGTAGCTGGGCCCGCTCGGTATTTGTAGGTTCGATCCTCGTCGTAGCGGGGTGGCCGCTCGGCAAAGGTATCCTTAGCTACCTGAACAATATAGCGGTGTTCGAGCTCAGGCGCATTGAGGTCCGGGGCAACAATATCCTCACCCGGGCCGAGGTGGTCAAGACCATGGCGGTACCCCTTACCGGGAGCGTCTTTGACGTTGACCTACCAGCTCTCCAGGGACGCGTCGAGGAGCTCGATTACGTCTACGGCGTCCGCCTGGGCCGAAAGCTGCCCCATACCCTTTTCGTTGACCTCGTGGAAAACCAGCCCCTGGCTTACGTGGCAGCACCTGAATACTACCTCCTCACCGACGAGCAAGAAGCCCTCCCGTTACCGCACGGGCGCTTCGAACTGGAGCTGCCCACAGTCTCCGGCGCCGATTCGGCCCTCAAGGCCCTGGCACTGGGCTCCGTCAATGACCACGCCCAGCTGCAACAGGCCTGGAAGATTCTGCACTATATCTATGCCTCATTCCCCAGCCTCTACCAGGAATTGAGCGAACTGGTTTTTGCTGATAATGGAGAGATTACCCTTTACATGACCGAGACCTCCACCGCCGTTCGTCTTGGCAGCCAGGAACTGGAGCAACGCATCGCAACACTGGATGCTTTTCTGCTCACCGTTTCAGGAAAAAGAAGTCTAATAGACTATTCCTATATCGATTTACGCTACAACCGACAGGTGGTAGTCCGGGAGCGAGCATAA
- the ftsZ gene encoding cell division protein FtsZ gives MFFEFDDYDLMKAKIKVVGVGGAGGNAINRMIEDNLLGVEFIAVNSDAQDLDNNLAEIKIQIGKSLTKGLGAGADVDIGRQAIEEDHEIIEKTLSGADMVFITAGMGGGTGSGAAPRIARITRELGTLTVGIVTRPFLFEGRQRAQRAETGIEELRQYCDTTLVIPNETLLRITDPDTTFVDALKLADSILHQATKGISDLINIHGLINLDFADVRTVMLNMGDAIMGTGTGHGEERAILAAQQAISSPLLQNCNIQGAQGLLINVTGDATMTLHEVNDATSIINEEAGADANVIFGAVIDSNLTDEFRVTVIATGFNRPAEQLPLAARAREAFPGVASPFDAPGRREREPLFSLRRRVPKDGQGMAVVDGEDEDVMVFGDDLEVPAVLRSQASSRAGSQQPSA, from the coding sequence ATGTTCTTCGAATTCGACGATTACGATCTGATGAAGGCCAAGATAAAGGTAGTCGGCGTAGGCGGCGCCGGCGGGAACGCCATCAACCGCATGATTGAGGACAACCTGCTGGGAGTGGAGTTCATCGCGGTCAATTCCGATGCCCAGGACCTGGATAACAATCTGGCCGAGATCAAGATCCAGATCGGCAAGTCGCTAACCAAGGGTCTCGGTGCCGGAGCCGACGTGGACATCGGCCGCCAGGCCATCGAGGAAGACCACGAGATCATTGAAAAAACCCTGTCCGGGGCCGACATGGTCTTCATCACCGCCGGGATGGGCGGCGGTACCGGCTCCGGGGCCGCACCGCGAATCGCCCGCATCACCCGCGAATTGGGCACCCTCACCGTAGGCATCGTCACGCGCCCCTTCCTCTTCGAAGGGCGGCAGCGGGCCCAGCGAGCTGAAACGGGCATCGAAGAACTGCGCCAGTATTGCGACACTACCCTCGTGATACCCAATGAGACCCTCCTGCGGATCACCGATCCCGATACTACCTTCGTCGACGCCCTGAAACTGGCCGACAGTATCCTGCACCAGGCCACCAAGGGCATCTCCGACCTGATCAATATCCACGGGCTCATCAACCTGGACTTCGCCGACGTGCGCACGGTCATGCTGAACATGGGCGACGCCATCATGGGTACCGGCACCGGCCACGGTGAAGAGCGCGCCATCCTGGCCGCCCAGCAGGCCATCTCCTCTCCCCTCCTGCAGAACTGCAATATCCAGGGTGCCCAGGGGCTCCTTATCAATGTCACCGGCGATGCGACCATGACCCTTCATGAAGTAAACGACGCCACCTCCATCATCAATGAAGAGGCCGGTGCGGACGCCAACGTCATTTTCGGAGCCGTCATCGACTCCAACCTGACCGATGAATTCCGGGTCACCGTTATCGCCACCGGCTTCAACCGGCCCGCGGAGCAGCTGCCGCTCGCTGCCAGAGCGAGGGAAGCCTTTCCGGGTGTGGCCAGCCCCTTCGATGCTCCCGGTCGGCGGGAACGCGAGCCGCTTTTCAGCCTGCGCCGACGAGTGCCCAAAGACGGCCAGGGCATGGCGGTGGTGGATGGCGAGGATGAGGACGTGATGGTATTTGGCGACGACCTGGAGGTCCCGGCCGTCTTACGGTCCCAAGCTTCCTCCCGAGCGGGGAGCCAACAACCGTCTGCCTGA
- the murB gene encoding UDP-N-acetylmuramate dehydrogenase → MNRQQQEALNSRVQKGRVLFNEPLSQHTTYGIGGPAEVFVQPYDRVELAQVLKFAHQEGIPVTCLGAGSNCLVSDTGLSGLVISLAGTLKNLHIEDGRVAAEAGVMLGHLVKRCLQAGLTGLESLIGIPGTLGGALVMNAGAFGAEISTHLDQVLILTLNGEEKVYQSENLQFGYRSSSFRPDEIIVEAEFHFAMGTAEAISRTRKLASNERKARQPLKYRSAGSVFKNPSPDMAAGMLIDRAGLKGTRRGEAEISTQHGNFFINRGAATAGDMAFLIKLAARTIKQRFNTQLEFEIKTFGFQPGYWEDAGLAQS, encoded by the coding sequence ATGAATCGGCAACAGCAAGAAGCGCTAAACAGCAGGGTTCAAAAAGGCCGTGTCCTGTTCAATGAGCCCCTCAGCCAGCACACCACCTACGGGATTGGCGGCCCGGCGGAGGTATTCGTCCAGCCTTATGATCGGGTCGAGCTGGCGCAGGTGCTCAAGTTCGCCCACCAGGAAGGAATCCCCGTCACCTGCCTGGGCGCGGGCAGCAATTGCCTGGTGAGTGACACCGGCCTGTCGGGCCTCGTCATATCCCTGGCGGGTACCCTGAAAAACCTGCATATCGAAGATGGCAGGGTGGCGGCTGAGGCCGGGGTCATGCTCGGGCATCTGGTAAAACGCTGCCTCCAGGCTGGATTGACCGGATTGGAGAGCCTTATCGGCATCCCGGGGACGCTGGGTGGTGCCCTGGTAATGAACGCCGGCGCCTTCGGCGCCGAAATCTCTACCCATCTGGATCAGGTGCTCATCCTCACCCTCAACGGTGAGGAAAAGGTCTATCAGAGCGAGAACCTGCAGTTCGGGTACCGCAGTTCCAGCTTCCGGCCGGATGAGATCATTGTCGAAGCCGAATTCCATTTTGCGATGGGCACAGCGGAGGCCATCTCCCGGACGCGCAAGCTAGCCTCTAATGAGCGGAAGGCGCGCCAGCCCTTGAAATATCGGTCAGCGGGTAGTGTTTTCAAGAACCCGTCGCCGGACATGGCGGCTGGTATGTTGATTGACCGGGCTGGACTCAAGGGTACGCGGCGGGGAGAGGCCGAGATTTCCACCCAACATGGCAATTTCTTCATTAATCGCGGCGCGGCTACGGCCGGAGACATGGCCTTTCTGATCAAACTGGCGGCCCGAACTATTAAACAACGGTTCAATACCCAGCTGGAATTTGAGATCAAAACTTTCGGATTCCAGCCTGGTTACTGGGAGGATGCTGGCCTTGCCCAATCGTGA